Proteins found in one Haloferax litoreum genomic segment:
- a CDS encoding DNA-3-methyladenine glycosylase family protein has protein sequence METGVIDLTTLDGALDLQSTLESGQSYLWDRPDGRMYERDAAHGGDAWYQTVVPPLDGVSDETAVVRVRQVDGVLEWESSVDAVPILTHLLRLDDDLDAIVDSMPDEPLVRRAYDAYPGMRLVSDPPFGCLVSFICSAQMRVSRIFGMQARLRETYGDRVEFDGETYFAYPTAERLADTTEDDLRDLGLGYRAPYVQRTAEMVASGEATPTAAMGRDYEDARDYLTNFVGVGDKVADCVLLFSLDYLEAVPLDTWIRSAIEDHFPDCDRGNYTDTSRAIRDRLGGEYAGYTQTYVFHYLRSGGE, from the coding sequence ATGGAGACGGGTGTCATCGACCTCACGACCCTCGACGGAGCGTTAGACCTCCAGTCGACACTCGAGAGTGGTCAGTCGTATCTCTGGGACCGACCAGACGGCCGGATGTACGAACGCGACGCCGCCCACGGTGGCGACGCGTGGTATCAGACAGTCGTTCCCCCGCTCGACGGTGTCTCCGACGAGACGGCCGTCGTTCGCGTCCGACAGGTCGACGGTGTGCTGGAGTGGGAATCGAGCGTCGATGCCGTCCCGATTCTAACGCACCTGCTCCGCCTCGACGACGACTTGGACGCAATCGTCGATTCGATGCCCGACGAACCACTCGTCCGCCGCGCGTACGACGCCTATCCGGGGATGCGACTCGTCAGCGACCCGCCGTTCGGGTGCCTCGTCTCGTTTATCTGTTCGGCGCAGATGCGCGTCTCGCGAATCTTCGGGATGCAAGCGCGCCTCCGCGAGACGTACGGCGACCGAGTCGAGTTCGACGGCGAGACCTACTTCGCATATCCGACGGCAGAACGCCTCGCCGACACCACGGAAGACGACCTTCGTGACCTCGGTCTGGGCTACCGCGCGCCCTACGTCCAACGAACGGCCGAGATGGTCGCGTCGGGCGAGGCCACGCCCACAGCGGCGATGGGCCGCGACTACGAGGACGCCCGCGACTATCTGACGAACTTCGTCGGCGTCGGCGACAAAGTCGCTGACTGCGTCCTCCTGTTCTCGCTCGACTACCTCGAAGCAGTCCCGCTCGACACGTGGATTCGCTCGGCAATCGAGGACCACTTCCCCGACTGTGACCGCGGCAACTACACCGACACCTCACGGGCAATTCGTGACCGTCTGGGCGGCGAATACGCCGGGTACACGCAGACCTACGTCTTCCACTATCTCCGGTCTGGCGGCGAGTGA
- the thrS gene encoding threonine--tRNA ligase: MSEIAVILPDGTELSVEEGATVRDAAFAIGPGLGKDTVAGVVDGELVDKETPLEDGADLVIVTDQSDEYLSVLRHSAAHVFAQALQRLHPEAKLTIGPWTDEGFYYDVTNVELEQEDLEAIEDEMRDIVEEDLDIERVLVDREEALEKYADNPYKRDILENEAAGDEELSFYQQGEFEDLCKGPHVESTGEIGAVKLLNISAAYWRGDEENDTLTRVYGTAFESESDLEDFLDMREEAKERDHRKLGQELDLFAIDETTGPGLPLYMPNGKRILDELADYAKQLNLDAGYDPVETPHLFRTELWKKSGHYDNYVDDMFLLDVNDEEYGLKPMNCPGHATIFDQKSWSYRDLPVRYFEDGKVYRKEQRGELSGLSRVWAFTIDDGHLFVRPDQIEDEINLIIENILSVFDTFGLDAEVALATRPDKSVGSDEIWEQAETQLRAVLDDSGIDYGIEAGDGAFYGPKIDFAFKDALGRKWDGPTVQLDFNMPDRFDLTYTGEDNEDHQPVMIHRALYGSYERFFMVLIEHFNGKFPFWLAPEQVRILPISDDQIGYAKKLQYELGDFRVDIEDRSWTLGRKIREAQEDRVPYMVIVGGNEEEAGTISVRDRKEREAQDVSVEEFRDHLRAEYDEKRVEPDFLDDR; encoded by the coding sequence ATGAGTGAAATCGCTGTCATCCTCCCAGACGGAACGGAACTCTCCGTCGAGGAGGGTGCGACGGTGCGAGACGCCGCGTTCGCAATCGGCCCCGGTCTCGGCAAGGACACCGTTGCCGGCGTCGTCGATGGCGAACTCGTAGACAAGGAGACGCCGCTCGAAGACGGCGCGGACCTCGTCATCGTCACCGACCAGTCCGACGAGTATCTGTCCGTGCTCCGCCACTCGGCGGCCCACGTCTTCGCACAGGCTCTCCAGCGTCTGCACCCCGAGGCAAAACTGACCATCGGCCCGTGGACGGACGAGGGGTTCTACTACGACGTGACGAACGTCGAACTCGAACAGGAGGACCTCGAAGCCATCGAAGACGAGATGCGCGACATCGTCGAGGAGGACCTCGATATCGAACGCGTCCTCGTCGACCGCGAAGAGGCGCTCGAAAAGTACGCCGACAACCCCTACAAGCGCGACATCCTCGAGAACGAGGCCGCTGGTGACGAGGAACTCTCGTTCTACCAGCAAGGCGAGTTCGAGGACCTCTGTAAGGGCCCGCACGTCGAATCGACGGGCGAGATTGGCGCGGTCAAACTCCTCAACATCTCGGCCGCCTACTGGCGCGGCGACGAGGAGAACGACACGCTGACGCGCGTTTACGGGACGGCCTTCGAGTCCGAGTCGGACCTCGAAGACTTCCTCGACATGCGCGAGGAGGCCAAAGAACGCGACCACCGGAAACTCGGACAAGAACTCGACCTGTTCGCCATCGACGAGACGACGGGACCGGGCCTTCCGCTGTACATGCCGAACGGCAAGCGTATCCTCGACGAACTCGCGGACTACGCGAAGCAACTCAACCTCGACGCGGGCTACGACCCCGTGGAGACGCCACACCTCTTCCGCACGGAACTCTGGAAGAAGTCGGGCCACTACGACAACTACGTCGACGACATGTTCCTCCTCGACGTGAACGACGAGGAGTACGGCCTGAAACCGATGAACTGTCCCGGTCACGCGACCATCTTCGACCAGAAGTCGTGGTCGTACCGTGACCTGCCGGTCCGCTACTTCGAAGACGGCAAAGTGTATCGGAAAGAACAGCGCGGCGAACTCTCGGGACTCTCGCGCGTCTGGGCGTTCACCATCGACGACGGCCACCTGTTCGTCCGCCCCGACCAGATTGAAGACGAAATCAACCTCATCATCGAGAACATCCTGAGCGTCTTCGACACGTTCGGTCTCGACGCGGAAGTCGCACTCGCGACGCGCCCCGACAAGAGCGTCGGCAGCGACGAAATCTGGGAACAGGCCGAGACGCAACTGCGCGCCGTCCTCGACGACAGCGGCATCGACTACGGCATCGAGGCCGGCGACGGTGCGTTCTACGGCCCGAAGATAGACTTCGCGTTCAAGGACGCCCTCGGGCGTAAGTGGGACGGTCCGACGGTCCAACTCGACTTCAACATGCCCGACCGCTTCGACCTGACCTACACGGGCGAGGACAACGAGGACCACCAACCAGTCATGATTCACCGAGCGCTCTACGGCAGTTACGAGCGCTTCTTCATGGTCCTCATCGAGCACTTCAACGGCAAGTTCCCGTTCTGGCTCGCCCCCGAACAGGTCCGTATCCTGCCCATCTCGGACGACCAGATTGGCTACGCGAAGAAACTCCAGTACGAACTCGGCGACTTCCGCGTCGACATCGAAGACCGCTCGTGGACGCTGGGTCGGAAGATTCGCGAGGCACAGGAAGACCGTGTTCCGTACATGGTCATCGTCGGCGGCAACGAGGAAGAAGCAGGCACCATCTCCGTGCGTGACCGCAAGGAACGCGAGGCACAGGACGTGAGTGTCGAGGAGTTCCGCGACCACCTCCGCGCCGAATACGACGAAAAGCGCGTCGAACCCGACTTCCTCGACGACCGATAA
- a CDS encoding spore germination protein GerW family protein — translation MTPEDASGTGAHEIEVEATERRLLSPLESILGTDAKTVYGDPITVGERTVVPVARIAYGIGMGGGSGIDESGEEGGEGYGGGGGVHATPVGVVEVTPDETRFVRFGTGRRLAGVLAVGIGLGLALGRLLRR, via the coding sequence ATGACCCCAGAAGACGCGTCGGGCACCGGTGCTCACGAAATCGAGGTCGAAGCGACCGAGCGACGACTGCTGTCGCCGCTCGAATCGATTCTCGGAACTGACGCCAAAACCGTCTACGGCGACCCAATCACCGTTGGCGAACGGACGGTGGTCCCCGTTGCTCGCATCGCCTACGGTATCGGGATGGGTGGCGGGTCGGGAATCGACGAGTCGGGCGAAGAAGGTGGCGAAGGGTACGGCGGCGGGGGCGGCGTGCACGCAACCCCGGTCGGTGTCGTCGAAGTGACGCCCGACGAGACGCGCTTCGTCAGGTTCGGAACCGGTCGCCGACTCGCGGGCGTCCTCGCCGTCGGTATCGGTCTGGGCCTCGCCCTCGGCCGCCTCCTGCGTCGCTGA
- the malQ gene encoding 4-alpha-glucanotransferase — protein MRFSRQSGVFMHITSLPGPHGIGDLGDGARAFVDFLADADQSMWQFCPLGPTSPAMANSPYQSSSSFAGNPLFIDLTDLVAHGWLTEDDLEPVPEFDDHAVEYERVGNYKRSRLRTAFERFEAEASEDDHAAFDAFCEREDSWLEDYALFASLKDEFEGAWIDWPEELKTRDPDALAHAREEHADEIRYREFVQFCFDEQWHELADYADEKGLTLVGDLPIYVALDSADVWAAPEAFDLSESHEPAVVAGVPPNPNDDGQRWGNPLYDWETLREDGYGWWLDRLRRLFDLVDVTRIDHFKGFDEYWAIDAASDNPADGEWRDAPGHDFFETVERELGELPFVVEDLGFLDPSLVDLRDRFAFPGMRVPQYADWCREGDMYQPMHYPENSVAYTSTHDTDTFVGYYQSLDDHTRDCLHYNIGADGSDIHWSIIDAVWNSASVLAFTTMQDVLGLDSHARFNTPGTQTGNWEWRVTDEGLDADVATRLAQLTDLHIRN, from the coding sequence ATGCGATTCTCTCGACAGAGTGGCGTCTTCATGCACATCACGTCGCTGCCGGGTCCCCACGGCATCGGTGACCTCGGCGATGGCGCTCGCGCGTTCGTCGACTTCCTCGCCGACGCAGACCAGTCGATGTGGCAGTTCTGCCCGCTCGGCCCGACCTCCCCTGCGATGGCCAACTCACCGTACCAGTCGTCGTCGTCGTTCGCCGGCAATCCGCTGTTCATCGACCTCACCGACCTCGTCGCACACGGCTGGTTGACCGAAGACGACCTCGAACCGGTCCCCGAGTTCGACGACCACGCCGTCGAATACGAACGCGTCGGCAACTACAAGCGCTCACGGCTTCGCACGGCCTTCGAGCGTTTCGAGGCCGAGGCCTCCGAAGACGACCACGCCGCCTTCGACGCCTTCTGCGAACGCGAAGACAGTTGGCTGGAAGACTACGCTCTTTTCGCCTCGCTGAAAGACGAGTTCGAGGGTGCGTGGATAGACTGGCCCGAGGAGTTGAAGACGCGCGACCCGGACGCACTCGCCCACGCACGCGAAGAACACGCTGACGAGATTCGCTACCGTGAGTTCGTCCAGTTCTGTTTCGACGAACAGTGGCACGAACTCGCCGACTACGCCGACGAGAAGGGTCTCACCCTCGTCGGCGACCTGCCTATCTACGTCGCCCTCGACAGCGCCGACGTGTGGGCCGCCCCCGAGGCGTTCGACCTCTCGGAGTCGCACGAACCCGCTGTCGTCGCCGGTGTTCCGCCGAACCCGAACGACGATGGACAGCGCTGGGGCAACCCGCTGTACGACTGGGAGACGCTCCGCGAAGACGGGTACGGCTGGTGGCTGGACCGCCTCCGTCGCCTCTTCGACCTCGTAGACGTGACCCGCATCGACCACTTCAAAGGCTTCGACGAGTACTGGGCCATCGACGCCGCCTCCGACAACCCTGCAGACGGCGAGTGGCGAGACGCACCGGGCCACGACTTCTTCGAGACGGTGGAGCGCGAACTGGGCGAACTCCCCTTCGTCGTCGAGGACCTCGGCTTCCTCGACCCGTCGCTCGTGGACCTTCGCGACCGGTTCGCCTTCCCCGGCATGCGAGTCCCGCAGTACGCCGACTGGTGCCGCGAGGGTGACATGTACCAACCGATGCACTACCCCGAGAACTCCGTCGCCTACACGTCGACCCACGATACAGACACCTTCGTCGGGTACTATCAGTCGCTGGACGACCACACGCGCGACTGCCTGCACTACAACATCGGGGCCGACGGGTCGGACATCCACTGGTCTATCATCGACGCCGTCTGGAACTCGGCGTCGGTCCTCGCCTTCACGACGATGCAGGACGTTCTCGGCCTCGACTCGCACGCCCGTTTCAACACGCCCGGAACCCAGACCGGAAACTGGGAGTGGCGCGTCACCGACGAGGGCCTCGACGCCGACGTGGCTACCCGTCTCGCTCAGTTGACGGACCTGCACATCCGTAACTGA
- a CDS encoding methyl-accepting chemotaxis protein, whose protein sequence is MSRSLGLSLRGLKPKIGAGVGAIGVAGGSVAVFSYVQTGSTQLLGVTLVATVVTMGVIGAAALTVFREVETLRQKMTAIERGNLDVDLTTDRDDEIGELYESFAGMRDSLQDSLDEGERHRKRAEKSTARLEHVAASYGETMQACADGDLTRRVDTDVESEAMRHVGDSLNEMLDSLEPTIANVKGFAGTVTDESRTVTRQSETVEHRSQEVNEDVGEIAADAARQTEHLDDIVAGVADLSAAIDRVRDATDVATDTSAEVAARSEQGRAAATEGLDTFEEIRDQTEAALHTVSRLQTRVDEMDEVATTIGDVANQTRLLALNANIEAAHARSGDAAGFAVVAEEVKSLADEANESADEIHELAAAVDDETTSSVGAIRELDHLVGAGGETVEAALGTLDDIAVHAETMDAEVQAIRDAADGQTAAIEGVDERTEKIRAIAEQTRANATAVSRSADEQTDLASAVTAEANSLAEEATELEALVDELETSESARQSVDGTVSDSVSSVRH, encoded by the coding sequence ATGTCGCGCTCGCTTGGACTGTCGCTGCGGGGGTTGAAGCCCAAAATCGGCGCCGGGGTCGGTGCTATCGGCGTCGCCGGCGGGTCGGTCGCCGTCTTCTCGTACGTTCAAACGGGCAGCACACAGTTACTGGGCGTGACGCTCGTCGCCACCGTCGTGACGATGGGCGTCATCGGTGCGGCGGCGTTGACGGTGTTCCGCGAAGTCGAGACGTTGCGACAGAAGATGACCGCCATCGAACGTGGCAACCTCGACGTGGACCTCACGACCGACAGAGACGACGAAATCGGTGAGTTGTACGAGTCGTTCGCGGGGATGCGCGACTCACTGCAGGACTCGCTGGACGAAGGAGAGCGACACCGAAAACGCGCTGAGAAATCGACCGCCCGACTCGAACACGTCGCAGCGTCCTACGGCGAGACGATGCAAGCGTGCGCCGACGGTGACCTCACCCGCCGGGTCGATACCGACGTGGAGAGCGAGGCGATGCGCCACGTCGGCGACTCGCTCAACGAGATGCTCGATTCACTCGAACCGACCATCGCCAACGTGAAAGGGTTCGCAGGGACGGTCACCGACGAGAGCAGGACGGTCACTCGACAGTCAGAGACGGTCGAACACCGGAGTCAGGAGGTAAACGAAGACGTTGGTGAAATCGCAGCGGACGCGGCCCGGCAGACCGAACACCTCGACGACATCGTAGCAGGAGTGGCCGACCTCTCGGCTGCCATCGACCGAGTCCGAGACGCGACGGACGTCGCGACGGACACCTCCGCAGAAGTCGCCGCACGAAGCGAACAGGGCCGCGCTGCCGCCACCGAAGGCCTCGACACGTTCGAAGAAATCAGGGACCAGACAGAAGCGGCACTCCACACGGTTTCACGGTTGCAGACGCGCGTAGACGAGATGGACGAAGTAGCGACGACCATCGGCGACGTGGCGAACCAGACGCGACTCCTGGCGCTCAACGCAAACATCGAGGCGGCGCACGCCCGCAGCGGCGATGCCGCCGGGTTCGCCGTCGTCGCTGAGGAGGTCAAATCACTGGCCGACGAGGCGAACGAGAGCGCCGACGAGATACACGAACTCGCGGCGGCAGTCGACGACGAGACGACGAGCTCAGTCGGCGCGATACGCGAACTCGACCACCTCGTCGGCGCAGGCGGCGAGACAGTCGAAGCGGCCCTCGGAACGCTCGACGACATCGCCGTCCACGCGGAGACGATGGACGCCGAAGTACAGGCAATTCGAGACGCCGCCGACGGGCAGACAGCCGCCATCGAGGGCGTCGACGAGCGGACGGAGAAGATTCGTGCCATCGCCGAACAGACACGCGCGAACGCGACTGCCGTCTCGCGTTCTGCAGACGAGCAGACCGACCTCGCGAGTGCAGTGACAGCAGAGGCGAACTCACTCGCCGAAGAGGCGACAGAACTGGAGGCACTCGTGGACGAACTGGAAACGTCCGAGTCGGCGAGACAATCCGTAGACGGAACCGTGTCGGATTCGGTGTCGAGCGTTCGTCACTGA
- a CDS encoding mechanosensitive ion channel family protein codes for MSRRLGLGAFVTGLLAAVLAAVVRATTPLSDLAVPNADVLLAKGLSAVGVALVTYGIYRFVMSVFVTRVSDRRRAHDLRNVLRLVLGLVALVGVLGAFTDQWLGVLVSFGVIGFAVTFALQQPILSLIGWVYVVIKRPYAIGDRVSIANVSGDVAEVDFLVTTLWETGGSLTSNQPSGRTVTVPNSLVLSSEVVNHGALFDRIWTEVPVQVSYETDLPFVRDLLLDAAEEELGDEIRAAMERYQTRLDASPLELETPNGVSVNIAQEESWVVFKLRVLVPPTGAQRARNRLYERIIPRLAAHPDRVGFPVGRSR; via the coding sequence ATGTCTCGCCGTCTCGGTCTCGGTGCATTCGTCACCGGACTGCTCGCCGCGGTTCTCGCGGCCGTCGTTCGAGCGACCACACCCTTGTCGGACCTCGCAGTTCCGAACGCCGACGTGCTCCTCGCGAAAGGGTTGTCGGCAGTCGGAGTCGCACTCGTCACCTACGGTATCTACCGGTTCGTGATGAGCGTGTTCGTCACGCGCGTCTCCGACAGACGTCGCGCGCACGACCTGCGAAACGTCCTCAGACTCGTCCTCGGACTCGTCGCCCTCGTCGGCGTCCTCGGCGCGTTCACGGACCAATGGCTGGGCGTCCTCGTCTCCTTCGGCGTCATCGGGTTCGCCGTCACCTTCGCCCTCCAACAACCGATTCTCTCGCTCATCGGGTGGGTCTACGTCGTCATCAAGCGCCCCTACGCCATCGGTGACCGCGTCAGCATCGCCAACGTCTCGGGCGACGTAGCCGAAGTCGACTTCCTCGTCACGACGCTCTGGGAGACGGGTGGGTCGCTCACGTCGAACCAACCGTCGGGTCGGACGGTCACGGTGCCGAACTCGCTCGTGCTCTCTTCGGAAGTCGTCAACCACGGGGCATTGTTCGACAGAATCTGGACGGAAGTCCCCGTTCAGGTCTCCTACGAGACGGACCTCCCGTTCGTTCGAGACTTGTTGCTCGACGCGGCCGAGGAGGAACTCGGAGACGAGATTCGAGCGGCGATGGAACGGTATCAGACCCGTCTGGACGCGTCGCCACTGGAGTTGGAGACGCCGAACGGCGTGTCGGTCAACATCGCCCAAGAGGAGTCGTGGGTCGTGTTCAAGCTCCGAGTCCTCGTCCCGCCAACCGGTGCGCAGCGCGCCCGCAACCGACTCTATGAGCGTATTATCCCGCGCCTCGCAGCACACCCAGACCGCGTCGGGTTCCCGGTCGGTCGCAGTCGTTGA